A single genomic interval of Drosophila virilis strain 15010-1051.87 chromosome 2, Dvir_AGI_RSII-ME, whole genome shotgun sequence harbors:
- the LOC26531733 gene encoding uncharacterized protein → MASWEKWVERNAKPKIKFSVPQLPQPPTRWQKPGPMDRQQWIDFHKWAKVNACPLQQRPKRKSRSAPEPTPNLKPDRSIPISPLVFICVASELQAERDRKRELKEKIEILSQPKYKREKYLPPPKREHPYRPQLPYRPPPKPERGRPTEKPKVPCCFQHEELKINFWSNLRFKISPQALKAKPSKKVVELARPRTYPPKLHCPLPANKDEKIPKRKKMSAKQWKDHLMRLDFLSQPNPRVLADLALSFPDLIVGAGLQVGCLCKYCGCPTGKPVYYDLVDE, encoded by the coding sequence ATGGCCAGTTGGGAGAAGTGGGTGGAACGTAATGCGAAgcccaaaataaaattctcagtGCCCCAATTGCCACAACCACCGACACGTTGGCAAAAGCCTGGACCAATGGATCGACAACAGTGGATTGATTTTCACAAATGGGCCAAGGTAAATGCGTGTCCACTGCAGCAGCGACCCAAACGAAAGTCACGATCTGCACCGGAACCGACGCCCAATTTGAAACCGGATCGATCGATTCCGATTTCGCctttggtttttatttgtgttgcATCCGAATTGCAAGCCGAGAGGGATAGAAAAAGAGAACTcaaagaaaaaattgaaatcttGAGTCAGCCGAAATACAAACGGGAAAAGTATTTGCCGCCACCCAAAAGGGAGCATCCGTATCGGCCGCAGCTCCCCTATCGGCCACCACCGAAACCAGAGCGTGGACGGCCCACGGAGAAGCCCAAAGTGCCGTGCTGTTTTCAGCACGAagaactaaaaataaatttctggtcAAATTTGCGTTTTAAAATTTCCCCACAAGCACTTAAAGCCAAGCCTTcgaaaaaagttgttgaactGGCCAGACCGCGTACGTATCCACCCAAACTTCACTGTCCGTTGCCGGCGAATAAGGATGAGAAAATACCCAAGCGCAAGAAGATGTCTGCGAAGCAATGGAAGGATCATCTCATGCGCCTGGATTTCCTTTCTCAGCCAAATCCCCGTGTCCTGGCCGATCTAGCTCTCTCCTTTCCTGATTTGATAGTAGGTGCTGGCTTACAAGTAGGGTGTTTATGTAAATACTGTGGTTGCCCAACGGGTAAACCAGTGTACTACGATTTGGTGGATGAATGA
- the LOC6630349 gene encoding putative serine protease K12H4.7, translating into MTHHLVGVILVLLALGLVQADGNIFQRTFNKLHGEPPVPANQNRADEVQTLWIEQKLDHFDESETRTWQMRYMLNDVFFKAGGPLFIFLGGEWEISTGRITAGHMYDMAKEHNGLLAYTEHRYYGESHPLPDLSNENIQYLHVKQALADLAHFITTQKATYEGLVDSKVIIVGGSYSATMVTWFKKTYPDLVVGGWASSAPLFAKMNFVEYKEVTGQSIALMGGSACYNRIENGIAEMEAMIASKRGAEVKALLKLCERFDVYSDLDIWTLFSEISDIFAGLVQTHDAGNIEGVCQKIMAESSDLVGVSSYILSEFEKSGGNCHDLSYDAMIGVLSESRYTGNIMRQWIYQTCNEYGWYQTSGSSAQPFGTKFPVTFYTTMCADLYGAQFTNSYIESRVAETNENFGGLSPNVQNVYLTHGHLDPWRAMGIQDETQATIIPEHAHCKDFGSISVDDTAEMRASKERIAELVREWLK; encoded by the exons ATGACACACCACCTAGTCGGAGTAATTCTTGTGCTGCTAGCATTGGGCCTGGTACAGGCTGATGGGAATATCTTCCAGCGGACATTCAACAAACTGCACGGGGAGCCGCCTGTGCCGGCAAACCAGAATCGAGCAGATGAGGTGCAAACATTGTGGATCGAGCAGAAGTTAGACCACTTTGATGAGTCCGAGACACGGACTTGGCAAATG CGATACATGTTGAACGATGTATTCTTTAAAGCCGGTGGACCTTTGTTCATTTTCTTGGGTGGAGAATGGGAGATATCAACGGGTCGCATCACAGCTGGACACATGTATGATATGGCCAAGGAGCACAATGGACTTTTGGCCTATACTGAACATCGATACTATGGCGAAAGCCATCCTCTGCC AGACTTGTCCAATGAGAACATTCAATATTTGCATGTAAAACAGGCCTTGGCCGATCTGGCACACTTTATAACAACCCAAAAGGCCACCTATGAGGGCTTAGTTGATTCCAAAGTCATAATTGTCGGTGGCTCCTACTCGGCGACGATGGTCACTTGGTTCAAGAAAACCTACCCCGATTTGGTCGTAGGTGGTTGGGCTTCAAGTGCTCCACTATTTGCCAAAATGAACTTTGTGG AGTACAAGGAGGTTACAGGACAATCCATAGCCCTAATGGGCGGTTCTGCCTGTTATAATCGTATAGAGAACGGCATTGCCGAGATGGAAGCGATGATTGCTAGCAAACGCGGAGCTGAGGTCAAGGCTCTGCTGAAGCTTTGCGAACGTTTTGATGTGTACAGTGATCTGGATATATGGACATTGTTTAGtgagatatccgacatatttGCTGGCCTCGTGCAGACTCATGA TGCGGGAAACATTGAGGGCGTGTGCCAGAAGATTATGGCTGAAAGTTCCGATCTTGTTGGAGTAAGCAGTTACATTCTCAGCGAATTTGAAAAGAGCGGTGGCAACTGCCACGACCTTAGCTATGATGCCATGATTGGCGTACTTTCAGAGTCAAGGTACACCGGAAATATAA TGCGTCAATGGATATATCAGACATGCAACGAGTACGGCTGGTATCAGACCTCAGGATCGAGCGCCCAACCATTCGGTACCAAGTTCCCCGTAACATTTTACACTACCATGTGCGCCGATCTCTATGGCGCACAGTTTACCAATTCCTATATCGAGAGCCGTGTGGCCgaaacaaatgaaaactttGGTGGTCTGTCCCCAAATGTGCAGAATGTCTACCTAACACATGGTCATTTGGATCCTTGGCGTGCAATGGGCATACAGGATGAGACGCAAGCGACCATTATACCAG AACATGCTCACTGCAAAGACTTCGGTTCGATCAGTGTCGATGACACTGCTGAAATGCGCGCCTCAAAAGAACGCATTGCTGAACTGGTTCGCGAATGGCTGaagtaa
- the LOC26530806 gene encoding uncharacterized protein — MSFTNEDGEAEEKKLVEEEDKPVPSWVEWCERNAQPIKRCIPREQRELTRWQKAGPMKKKEWKKFFEWALQKAMPKEPPQVEVPIPCLEKYLPCGREKRKMDMDSLEESMEKLSKPLERKMTPKHVYQRPFYAYSPVIVWGKPPHHDKGRPFPPPFVPCCFPNDDIEDEFWATLRFPVRPSALKARPTARILSLAKPHIMPPNPPHCPIPKKAPAPLEVPPPKRKKFTPRGWRLHQIRLIYLSKPVSRPEFEYFYM, encoded by the coding sequence ATGAGCTTTACCAATGAAGATGGCGAAGCGGAAGAGAAGAAGTTAGTTGAGGAAGAGGACAAACCTGTGCCTTCATGGGTTGAGTGGTGCGAACGCAATGCTCAACCCATAAAGCGGTGCATACCGAGGGAGCAGCGCGAACTTACACGTTGGCAGAAGGCGGGACCTATGAAAAAAAAGGAGTGGAAAAAATTCTTTGAGTGGGCTTTGCAAAAAGCAATGCCAAAGGAACCTCCGCAGGTCGAAGTGCCTATTCCTTGCCTGGAAAAATACTTGCCCTGTGGCCGTGAAAAACGCAAAATGGATATGGACTCTTTGGAAGAGAGCATGGAGAAGTTGTCCAAGCCACTTGAGCGTAAAATGACACCAAAGCATGTTTACCAGCGTCCATTCTACGCCTATTCTCCGGTTATTGTATGGGGCAAGCCTCCACACCATGACAAAGGTCGACCATTTCCCCCACCCTTCGTACCCTGTTGTTTTCCCAATGACGATATAGAGGACGAATTCTGGGCCACTTTGCGTTTTCCAGTGCGGCCGTCCGCGCTCAAGGCGCGCCCCACGGCTCGTATCCTTAGTTTGGCCAAGCCGCACATAATGCCGCCAAATCCGCCTCATTGTCCCATTCCAAAAAAGGCGCCGGCGCCTCTGGAAGTGCCGCCACCGAAACGAAAGAAGTTTACACCACGTGGCTGGCGCTTACACCAAATACGCTTGATTTACCTCTCTAAGCCCGTGTCCAGACCAGAGTTCGAGTATTTCTATATgtga
- the LOC6630348 gene encoding thymus-specific serine protease, which produces MLLLQLVSLALVALASQANSLKLKKDVPVFVKTLKELYRGPPQRTVARADTAEEKWITQPLDHFDESNTKTYEMRYFLNDEFQTDGSPIFIFLGGEWEASPGMIQQGHWYDMAKEHNGVLIYTEHRYYGESVPTETMSLENLQYLHVKQALADVARFIETFKSENAQLTNSKVLLAGGSYSATMVVWFKRLYPDLVVGGWASSAPLLAKVDFYEYKEVTGRAFLELGGQKCYDRIQNGIAELEYMFDNKRAAEARAMLRICSSFDHENDLDMWNLFGSISNIFASVAQTQSPGDIEYYCDFLLSFDDNATAIANFAYWAWNYPSCIDARYQETVEYYLWGIDNFDSSRPWFYQTCNEYGWYQSSRSNNQPFGNKFPATFNIELCKDVFSSKFGNEQIESNIAQTNEDFGGLEPNVENVYMTHGELDPWSAMGQGVAEGATVITKASHCTDFGSISSSDSSEMRASKERIAELVREWLA; this is translated from the exons ATGCTTTTGCTTCAGTTGGTTAGCCTTGCGCTAGTGGCTTTGGCTAGCCAGGCAAATAGCCTGAAACTGAAGAAAGATGTGCCCGTTTTTGTTAAAACCCTAAAAGAGTTGTATCGTGGTCCGCCCCAGCGGACAGTGGCACGGGCAGACACCGCGGAGGAAAAATGGATTACACAACCACTTGACCACTTCGATGAAAGCAATACGAAGACATACGAAATG CGGTATTTCCTTAACGATGAATTCCAAACTGATGGTAGCCCCATATTCATCTTTCTGGGTGGAGAATGGGAAGCCAGTCCAGGGATGATACAACAGGGTCATTGGTACGACATGGCCAAGGAGCACAACGGCGTGCTGATCTACACTGAGCATCGTTATTATGGAGAAAGTGTGCCCACAGA GACAATGTCTTTGGAGAACCTACAGTATTTGCATGTCAAGCAGGCGCTCGCCGATGTGGCCCGTTTTATTGAAACTTTCAAATCGGAAAATGCACAGCTTACCAACTCAAAGGTGTTGCTAGCCGGTGGCTCCTACTCGGCCACAATGGTCGTTTGGTTCAAGCGGCTCTATCCCGACTTGGTGGTGGGTGGCTGGGCTTCCAGCGCACCGCTGCTTGCCAAGGTTGATTTCTATGAATACAAAGAGGTGACAGGCAGAGCGTTCCTTGAGCTGGGTGGTCAGAAGTGCTACGATCGCATACAGAATGGTATTGCCGAACTGGAGTACATGTTTGACAACAAACGCGCAGCTGAAGCACGTGCTATGTTGCGTATATGCAGCAGTTTTGATCATGAAAATGATCTGGATATGTGGAACTTATTCGGCAGCATTTCCAACATCTTTGCGAGTGTAGCTCAGACACAAAG CCCGGGCGATATCGAGTATTATTGTGACTTTCTGCTGAGCTTTGACGATAATGCCACAGCCATAGCTAACTTTGCCTATTGGGCCTGGAATTATCCAAGCTGCATCGATGCGCGCTATCAAGAGACTGTCGAGTATTATCTGTGGGGCATTGACAACTTTGACTCGT CTCGACCCTGGTTTTATCAGACCTGTAACGAGTACGGCTGGTATCAGTCATCGCGATCAAATAATCAACCCTTTGGCAACAAGTTCCCTGCCACGTTCAACATTGAATTGTGTAAGGATGTCTTCAGCTCCAAGTTCGGAAACGAGCAGATCGAAAGCAATATCGCCCAAACCAATGAGGACTTTGGCGGCCTGGAACCGAACGTTGAGAACGTGTATATGACACACGGAGAACTGGACCCTTGGAGTGCCATGGGTCAAGGTGTTGCCGAGGGTGCCACGGTTATTACAAAAGCCTCCCACTGTACGGATTTCGGTTCTATCAGCTCGAGCGACAGCTCAGAGATGCGTGCTTCCAAGGAACGTATTGCTGAACTTGTTCGCGAATGGTTGGCCTAA
- the LOC26530564 gene encoding putative serine protease K12H4.7 has translation MKLQNFIILIIAQLVMGFNDNFTEKELWIEQKLDHFDENETRTWQMRYSESDTFYKPGGPILINVNGEWPLAVKSELCGMFYELVEKFNAYAFQTEHRYYGKSHPVQNLTTENLQYLTMKQALADLAHFVRHQKSSVPGLANSKVIILGCSYAGSIVTYFRKDYPELIDGGWSSCAGLYYRLDYSDALVSVGKSIRKIGGDVCYDQVNHFTKAYLKHKKANDETYTLLQQLNLTVEYNNMDETIATHVQHRNISMFQKICSNITAVDSNDIVEFGLVLQHLRSKIPEVGNKDDIEFSEDHSTRQYFYQTCNEFGNFQSTSSQHQPFGNRKPFSSLIAQCKKEFGPKFTIDYINKKVDEINALYGGTQPNVDHIYFTKAEDDPWRWAGIVDECATVIPGIAHCHDLRARSPNDPPALAAAKQKGFELIESWINGGGTTRETLTKC, from the exons ATGAAGCTACAAAACTTCATCATTTTGATCATTGCGCAATTAGTCATGGGTTTTAATGACAATTTTACTGAGAAGGAACTATGGATCGAGCAGAAATTGGATCATTTCGATGAGAACGAGACGCGCACATGGCAAATG cgtTATTCGGAAAGTGATACTTTTTATAAGCCTGGTGGTCCCATCCTTATCAATGTGAATGGTGAATGGCCTTTAGCAGTAAAAAGCGAATTGTGTGGCATGTTCTACGAATTGGTTGAAAAGTTCAATGCCTATGCGTTTCAAACCGAACATCGTTACTACGGCAAAAGTCATCCAGTACA AAATTTAACCACTGAAAACCTGCAATATTTGACGATGAAGCAAGCCCTAGCTGATCTGGCCCATTTCGTTAGGCACCAAAAATCCTCTGTTCCTGGACTAGCCAACTCTAAGGTCATCATTCTCGGCTGCTCGTACGCAGGAAGCATAGTAACCTATTTTCGGAAGGATTATCCTGAATTAATTGACGGCGGTTGGTCATCTTGCGCGGGGCTCTACTACAGATTGGACTATTCCG ATGCCTTAGTAAGCGTTGGTAAATCAATTCGCAAGATCGGTGGAGATGTATGTTACGATCAAGTTAACCATTTCACCAAAGCTTACCTCAAACATAAGAAAGCAAACGATGAAACTTATACATTGCTTCAGCAACTTAACTTAACTGTCGAATATAACAACATGGATGAGACAATAGCAACTCATGTGCAGCATCGCAA CATATCCATGTTCCAAAAAATATGCAGCAATATAACTGCGGTTGATAGCAATGACATTGTCGAATTCGGTTTAGTCTTACAGCATCTCAGGTCAAAAATACCAGAAGTGGGTAACAAGGATGACATTGAATTTTCGGAGGACCATTCAA CCCgtcaatatttttatcaaacttGCAATGAGTTCGGTAACTTCCAAAGCACAAGCTCCCAACATCAACCTTTCGGTAACAGAAAGCCTTTTTCCTCCTTAATTGCCCAGTGTAAAAAGGAGTTTGGTCCTAAATTCACCATtgactatataaataaaaaagttgatGAAATCAACGCACTATATGGAGGTACTCAGCCCAATGTTGATCACATTTATTTCACAAAAGCCGAAGATGATCCCTGGAGATGGGCTGGCATAGTTGACGAATGCGCGACTGTTATACCAG GCATTGCTCACTGCCATGATTTGCGAGCTCGCAGTCCTAATGATCCTCCCGCTCTTGCAGCTGCCAAGCAAAAAGGCTTCGAGCTAATTGAGAGCTGGATAAATGGCGGGGGTACCACTCGCGAAACactaacaaaatgttaa